A region from the Triticum aestivum cultivar Chinese Spring chromosome 3D, IWGSC CS RefSeq v2.1, whole genome shotgun sequence genome encodes:
- the LOC123079367 gene encoding uncharacterized protein At1g27050 — protein sequence MNRRSRRRGKRGRTSPDPQAKRRRGPLESMPGELEAAPAPVPAPAPAAAAQPSVVMVAGLPPGCGVIELKSRLEAYGTIARTRIDAAAATGHVTFRSAAAATAAIAASLDPECGITIGSKKVLVVQASEAPNNSTSVVQSDPADASNNIASDALAIPSSRIAPEAIHKAREIVAYDDLF from the exons ATGAATCGACGCTCGCGCCGCAGAGGCAAGCGCGGGCGCACGAGCCCGGACCCCCAGGCgaagcgccgccgcggcccgctggAGTCGATGCCCGGCGAGCTGGAGGCCGCTCCAGCTCCagtgccggcgccggcgccggctgcGGCTGCGCAGCCGTCCGTAGTCATGGTCGCCGGGCTGCCGCCCGGGTGCGGAGTGATAGAGCTAAAGTCGCGCCTGGAGGCGTACGGCACCATCGCGCGCACTCGCATAGACGCCGCCGCGGCCACCGGGCACGTCACCTTCCGCTCCGCTGCCGCTGCCACGGCCGCCATTGCCGCTTCCCTCGACCCCGAGTGCGGCATCACCATCGGATCCAAGAAG GTTTTAGTTGTACAGGCAAGTGAGGCGCCAAATAATTCGACAAGCGTAGTTCAATCAGACCCAGCAGATGCGAGTAACAATATTGCTAGTGATGCTTTGGCCATCCCAAGCTCCAGAATAGCTCCAGAGGCGATCCACAAAGCGCGAGAAATAGTCGCTTATGATGATCTGTTCTGA